A single genomic interval of Coccidioides posadasii str. Silveira chromosome 1, complete sequence harbors:
- a CDS encoding uncharacterized protein (EggNog:ENOG410PGYQ~COG:K~TransMembrane:1 (o645-664i)~BUSCO:1431at33183), whose product MEHFGAGRPDGADFDLSQITGQPPQIFGAPNTDTSPIPPTQSAAAFSEDQMMGGVEDNNDAKRRRIARACDMCRKKKIKCDGKMPKCSHCINYKTECVFTQVEKKRNPPKGAKYIEGLENRLGRMESLLRLSGLLSEVDGGKTDLGTLERRLADRSMAAGSQASRIPAVPTAMHSMMQGASSHQSTPRADPNLSPRSPAGSPDSQKESEAELDSLSDMMCSLVTTNCGETRYIGSSSGFSIFSPKGIQWVNEKTGDSSFEDMISSAYIDDNKWIYWKPEIFSDIFARRVFKPLPPRDEALSLFRDYFENFNCVFPLFHEPTFMHLVERQYSRDPYEGSGWWASINVALAIAHRLRVMSNLVPQEEDKKAWLYLKNAMGVLTELTMRNADLLSVQALLGMALFLQGTPNPQPSFFLVAAAIRLSHSIGLHKRGSGFGLNPVELEQRKRVFWIAYMLDKDICLRSGRPPVQDDDDMNVELPSEDPPDNIGNVPLSDGKSKVNLFRLLCLFATIESKVYKQLYSTKASRQSDGELLNTIGELDRELEEWKDSIPLDFRPEYEIKATHRPLILPIVVLHFAYYNCLTTIHRMSVHHGYWTSRLSNYAIQGLNARPLNPRVFSSAVLCVSAARASINLIKYIPQGDFACVWLILYFPISALVTLFANILQNPLDARARSDVKLMNLVVNFLSKLATDESNGSVKRMLSVCSEFERIAKVVLDRSEKESQAKRKRKAAGEENGSAETPNGPHVDIPQAAPTPSATQPQTTQASPSFSYMPSNATRQEAAPSMANFPSSRPEQQPVFHTPAAENVPGALPKGPLGLNQELSDLLGGPTLNQAAGLNQEQQFSTNSLPIDISAFQQPFVPHELWQMPMTLEWDWAEMPNNGFQFGDEGTN is encoded by the exons ATGGAGCATTTCGGCGCAGGAAGGCCAGATGGCGCAGACTTCGATCTGTCCCAAATCACGGGCCAGCCGCCTCAAATCTTCGGCGCACCCAACACTGACACCTCTCCTATTCCGCCAACGCAGTCGGCAGCGGCCTTTTCAGAAGACCAAATGATGGGTGGTGTGGAGGACAATAATGACGCGAAGCGGAGAAGGATAGCTAGG GCTTGCGATATGTGTCggaaaaaaaagatcaaATGTGATGGAAAGATGCCAAAATGCTCACATTGCATAAATTATAAGACAGAATGTGTGTTCACGCAAGtcgagaagaagaggaaccCACCAAAAGG AGCCAAATACATCGAAGGGCTTGAGAACCGCTTAGGGCGCATGGAGTCGTTGTTGAGGCTTTCTGGATTACTATCAGAGGTCGATGGTGGAAAGACAGATCTTGGGACGCTTGAACGGCGGCTTGCTGATAGATCTATGGCGGCGGGAAGCCAGGCCTCGAGAATTCCTGCTGTTCCGACCGCCATGCACTCAATGATGCAAGGCGCATCCTCGCATCAGTCTACTCCTCGCGCAGATCCAAACCTTAGCCCTCGGAGTCCCGCTGGTTCGCCTGATTCGCAAAAGGAATCTGAAGCAGAGCTAGATTCTCTTTCGGATATGATGTGCTCTCTCGTCACAACCAATTGTGGCGAAACGAGATATATTG GATCTTCGTCAGGTTTCTCTATATTTTCTCCCAAAGGTATCCAATGGGTGAACGAGAAAACGGGAGACTCGTCCTTTGAGGATATGATATCGTCTGCTTATATCGACGACAATAAGTGGATATACTGGAAGCCGGAGATCTTCAGTGACATATTTGCTCGACGAGTGTTTAAGCCGTTGCCACCGCGTGATGAGGCACTGTCTCTCTTCAGAGATTACTTCGAAAACTTCAACTGTGTTTTCCCACTGTTTCATGAACCAACATTTATGCATTTGGTAGAGAGACAATATTCACGGGATCCCTACGAAGGGTCGGGTTGGTGGGCTAGTATCAATGTTGCACTGGCGATCGCACACCGATTACGAGTTATGAGTAACTTGGTGCCACAGGAAGAGGACAAGAAGGCTTGGCTTTACCTCAAAAATGCGATGGGTGTGCTGACAGAGTTGACCATGCGGAATGCCGATCTGTTAAGTGTGCAAGCGCTTCTTGGTATG GCTCTATTTCTCCAAGGGACTCCCAACCCGCAACCAAGTTTCTTCCTTGTTGCAGCCGCTATTCGCCTTTCCCACAGTATTGGTCTCCATAAGCGCGGTTCCGGGTTCGGTCTAAATCCCGTAGAACTCGAGCAACGGAAACGCGTCTTCTGGATTGCTTATATGCTGGACAAAGA TATCTGTCTACGTTCCGGGCGCCCACCAGTtcaagatgatgatgacatGAACGTTGAGCTCCCGAGTGAAGACCCCCCGGACAACATCGGAAATGTTCCCCTTTCCGACGGTAAAAGCAAGGTGAACTTATTTCGCCTTCTCTGCCTTTTTGCAACAATTGAAAGCAAAGTTTACAAGCAACTCTACTCAACAAAGGCTTCGCGTCAGTCTGATGGGGAGCTTCTCAACACAATTGGAGAGCTTGATAGAGAGCTTGAAGAGTGGAAAGATAGTATCCCTCTCGATTTTCGCCCCGAATACGAAATCAAGGCTACGCATCGGCCTCTAATTCTACCCATCGTGGTGCTTCATTTCGCTTACTATAATTGCCTTACCACTATACATCGCATGTCAGTCCACCATGGATACTGGACAAGTCGGCTGTCAAACTACGCCATCCAAGGTCTTAATGCCAGGCCTTTGAATCCCCGGGTATTTTCTTCCGCAGTCCTGTGTGTATCTGCCGCCAGGGCGTCGATCAACCTGATCAAGTACATCCCACAGGGGGATTTTGCTTGTGTTTG GTTGATCCTCTACTTCCCAATTTCAGCTTTGGTTACGCTGTTCGCAAATATTCTACAGAACCCATTAGACGCCCGAGCCCGGTCTGACGTGAAGTTAATGAATCTTGTTGTGAACTTCTTATCCAAACTTGCGACGGATGAGTCGAATGGCAGTGTCAAGCGCATGCTTAGTGTCTGCTCTGAATTCGAGAGGATCGCCAAAGTTGTATTGGACCGGTCCGAAAAGGAGTCACAGGCAAAACGAAAGCGCAAGGCTGCTGGTGAGGAGAATGGCTCCGCCGAGACACCAAATGGTCCTCATGTGGATATTCCCCAAGCCGCACCGACGCCATCGGCCACACAGCCACAGACGACACAAGCATCGCCTTCCTTTTCATATATGCCGAGCAATGCTACTCGCCAGGAAGCAGCGCCTTCTATGGCCAATTTTCCATCATCTCGTCCAGAGCAGCAACCCGTCTTCCACACCCCCGCGGCCGAGAATGTCCCAGGCGCACTTCCAAAAGGCCCGCTAGGGCTTAATCAAGAGTTGTCCGACCTGTTGGGAGGCCCAACCCTAAATCAAGCAGCAGGACTCAACCAAGAGCAACAATTTTCTACTAATTCGCTGCCCATTGATATTTCAGCTTTCCAGCAACCGTTTGTGCCTCATGAGCTGTGGCAAATGCCGATGACGCTGGAGTGGGACTGGGCAGAAATGCCGAATAACGGATTTCAATTCGGAGATGAAGGGACAAATTGA
- the THS1 gene encoding threonyl-tRNA synthetase (BUSCO:98733at4751~EggNog:ENOG410PFEM~COG:J~BUSCO:1996at33183), which produces MAGESAKPQVSEGVQTDLPDRSVSSTPTAPQQKAGKPKPKKPEETPLPDFIVERNRLFAELKRAADEELKSKPRFDITVTLDVGDGPPATVIAKAWESTPGSFLKDIPKELSSNVVIAKLDGKQLWDLDRPLERDCRVSYLPFDSPEGREVFWHSSAHVLGEAAECEYGCMLSHGPPTAQGFFYDMALPDNGVVKESDWPSLDSRSARIFKEKQSFDRLEVSKENLRKMFGYSKYKMHYINNLVEGESSTVYRCGTLVDLCRGPHIQNTGKIKAMKIMQNSSAYFLGDQSNDSLQRIRGVAFPDKKSLQEHLKFLEEAEKRNHLKIGKEQELFFFDEVSPGCPFLLPNGTKIFNALQKLLRTEYRKRGYQEVQSPNMYDVGLWRTSGHWNHYKDDMFKLAVEKREWALKPMNCPGHCIMFNHRERSYRELPLRMADFGVLHRNEASGALHGLTRVRKFQQDDTHIFCTEDQITQEIEGLFDFLRAIYGLFGFSFKLKLSTRPEKYLGKLETWDFAEAQLKEALTRFKGSDWEIDEGDGAFYGPKIDITIQDALKREFQCATIQLDYQLPQNFKLEYMTNEIAKPKAPEPKKEESGPREGGDSKAADSDDGVPGPGRARPVMIHRAIIGSFERFFGILIEHFGGKWPFWLSPRQILIVPVMPAVYDYVEELQGILRGDKLNVDIDVSGNTLQKKIRNGQLAQYNFIFVVGAQEKETRTVNIRNRDDPSSQAKGSLVPLNEAREKLRALRKERRLVNAL; this is translated from the exons ATGGCTGGAGAAAGCGCAAAGCCGCAGGTTTCTGAAGGCGTCCAAACCGACCTCCCTGATCGGTCCGTCTCGTCCACTCCCACTGCCCCTCAGCAGAAAGCGGGCAAGCCAAAGCCGAAGAAACCAGAGGAGACGCCCCTTCCAGACTTCATCGTCGAGCGTAATAGGCTGTTCGCTGAGTTGAAAAGGGCTGCTGATGAGGAATTAAAATCCAAACCTCGATTTGACATTACGGTCACCCTCGATGTCGGTGACGGCCCGCCGGCAACAGTCATTGCCAAGGCTTGGGAATCTACCCCGGGCTCTTTCTTGAAGGACATACCAAAGGAACTTAGCTCAAATGTTGTTATTGCGAAGCTTGATGGCAAACAACTCTGGGACTTGGATCGGCCTCTGGAGAGAGACTGCAGGGTTTCCTATCTTCCCTTTGACTCACCAGAGGGAAGGGAGGTGTTTTGGCACTCCAGTGCGCACGTTTTGGGTGAGGCTGCCGAGTGCGAATATGGCTGTATGCTTTCGCATGGACCTCCCACCGCCCAAGGATTTTTCTATGATATGGCTCTGCCAGACAA CGGAGTCGTGAAGGAATCGGACTGGCCCTCTTTGGATTCCCGGTCCGCGAgaattttcaaagaaaagcaatcCTTTGACCGATTGGAGGTGTCGAAAGAAAATTTGAGGAAGATGTTCGGTTACAGCAAATATAAAATGCATTATATCAATAACCTTGTTGAAGGAGAGAGCAGCACCGTGTATCGGTGTGGAACGCTTGTTGATTTATGCAGAGGACCCCATATTCAGAATACGGGCAAAATAAAGGCAATGAAGATCATGCAG AACTCTTCTGCATATTTCCTGGGTGATCAATCAAATGACTCCCTCCAACGGATTCGTGGTGTGGCGTTCCCCGATAAGAAGTCACTGCAGGAACATCTAAAATTTCTCGAGGAGGCCGAGAAGCGCAACCACCTGAAAATCGGAAAGGAACAGGAGCTGTTCTTCTTTGACGAGGTGTCTCCTGGTTGTCCCTTCCTCCTCCCTAACGGTACCAAAATTTTCAATGCACTGCAAAAACttctccgtacagagtaccgCAAACGCGGCTACCAAGAAGTTCAATCACCAAACATGTACGATGTTGGCTTGTGGCGTACTTCTGGTCATTGGAATCATTACAAAGACGATATGTTCAAACTTGCCGTGGAGAAACGGGAGTGGGCCTTGAAGCCCATGAACTGCCCCGGTCACTGCATTATGTTCAATCATCGTGAGAGAAGCTACCGAGAACTGCCACTCCGTATGGCGGATTTCGGCGTACTTCATAGAAATGAGGCTTCCGGTGCATTACATGGGTTGACTCGTGTTCGGAAGTTCCAGCAAGACGATACGCACATCTTCTGCACTGAGGACCAG ATCACCCAAGAAATCGAAGGCCTCTTTGACTTCCTTCGCGCTATCTATGGTCTTTTTGGGTTCAGTTTCAAACTCAAACTATCAACTCGGCCAGAGAAATATTTGGGCAAACTTGAGACTTGGGATTTTGCTGAAGCTCAATTGAAGGAGGCCCTTACCAGATTTAAAGGGTCAGATTGGGAAATAGATGAAGGTGATGGTGCATTCTACGGACCAAAGATCGATATTACCATTCAGGATGCTCTTAAGAGAGAGTTCCAGTGTGCTACCATCCAGCTCGATTACCAGCTGCCTCAAAACTTCAAGCTTGAGTACATGACCAACGAAATAGCTAAACCCAAGGCTCCGGAGCCTAAGAAGGAGGAATCTGGACCCCGGGAAGGTGGTGATAGTAAAGCTGCTGACTCTGATGATGGTGTCCCGGGACCTGGACGTGCCCGGCCTGTTATGATTCATCGCGCCATCATCGGTAGCTTTGAACGCTTCTTCGGGATTTTGATTGAACATTTTGGTGGAAAATGGCCATTCTGGCTCAGCCCTCGACAGATCCTCATTGTGCCAGTTATGCCTGCCGTCTATGATTACGTGGAGGAGCTCCAAGGTATCCTTCGCGGCGATAAACTGAACGTAGATATCGATGTCAGCGGAAATACTCTGCAGAAGAAAATTCGAAATGGCCAGTTGGCTCAATATAATTTTATCTTCG TTGTCGGAGCACAAGAAAAGGAAACCCGCACGGTCAACATCCGGAACCGAGATGACCCCAGCTCCCAAGCAAAGGGAAGCTTGGTCCCCCTTAATGAAGCCAGAGAGAAATTGCGTGCTTTGCGCAAGGAACGCCGCCTTGTCAATGCGCTGTAA
- the GAR1_1 gene encoding H/ACA snoRNP pseudouridylase subunit (EggNog:ENOG410PPNM~COG:J) — MASRGGSRGRGFGTGANRGGFSARGGRGGMQQSFGPPTTVLEMGSFMHACEGEMVCESINPKIPYFNTPIYLENKTPVGKVDEVLGPINQVYFTIKPQEGIVATSFKPGDKFYIGGDKLLPLEKFLPKPKPPPGVSKPKKAAGTGRGGVRGGRGGARGGRGAPRGRGGFGGGFGGRGGGGARGGRGGGFSSRGGPRGGSRGGFRGRG, encoded by the exons ATGGCATCGCGAGGGGGTAGCAGAGGCCGCGGATTTGGCACCGGCGCCAATCGTGGTGGTTTTTCTGCTCGTGGTG GACGAGGAGGAATGCAACAATCTTTTGGGCCCCCGACAACCGTTTTAG AAATGGGCTCATTTATGCACGCGTGCGAAGGAGAGATGGTTTGTGAATCAATCAATCCCAAAATCCCGTACTTCAACACGCCGATATATCTCGAGAATAAG ACGCCAGTCGGAAAAGTAGATGAGGTTTTGGGACCAATCAACCAAGTGTACTTTACGATAAAGCCGCAGGAGGGTATCGTCGCGACATCTTTCAAACCGGGTGACAAATTCTACATTGGGGGCGACAAGCTGTTACCTCTGGAGAA ATTCCTGCCAAAACCCAAGCCACCACCAG GGGTTTCAAAACCAAAGAAAGCCGCTGGAACCGGTAGAGGTGGTGTCCGTGGAGGAAGAGGTGGCGCCCGCGGTGGAAGAGGAGCTCCTAGAGGGAGAGGAGGCTTCGGAGGAGGCTTCGGAGGCAGAGGTGGAGGTGGAGCTCGAGGTGGAAGAGGCGGTGGATTCTCTTCACGCGGTGGTCCAAGAGGAGGTTCTCGAGGCGGGTTCCGGGGTCGCGGTTAA
- the CHO1 gene encoding CDP-diacylglycerol-serine O-phosphatidyltransferase (EggNog:ENOG410PKTK~COG:I~TransMembrane:6 (i51-71o83-100i121-140o146-168i180-200o220-238i)~BUSCO:12696at33183): MSRRSSVPISAPVDNAGSDCNANHKDSTQDKQKMLLSADTGHFSMIRALHLADLITELNGFCGVMSIFSSMRYCLGDPDQFRELWIALAFMPFGLFFDFMDGKVARWRRKSSLMGQELDSLADLISFGVAPAAAAFAIGIRTPLDHVVLAFFVLCGLTRLARFNVTVATLPKDKTGKSQYFEGTPIPTTLSIAAVMAYWVSKGWVLEDIPLGVIARGTLFEFHPAAGLFALWGCLMISKTIHIPKP; this comes from the exons ATGTCCCGCAGAAGTTCTGTCCCGATCTCAGCTCCGGTGGACAATGCCGGTTCGGACTGCAATGCGAACCATAAAGATTCGA CTCAAGATAAACAAAAAATGCTTCTCTCAGCGGATACAGGGCATTTTAGCATGATCAG GGCCCTTCATCTTGCTGATCTGATTACTGAATTAAATG GATTCTGTGGAG TGATGTCGATATTTTCTTCGATGCGATACTGTCTTGGAGACCCTGATCAGTTTAGAGAATTGTGGATTGCTTTGGCATTCATGCCATTCGGCCTGTTTTTCGACTTCATGGACGGAAAGGTTGCTAGATGGAGAAGAAAGTCGTCGCTCATGGGCCAGGAGCTTGACTCCTTAGCTGATTTG ATATCTTTCGGTGTTGCTCCTGCTGCAGCCGCATTCGCTATCGGAATCCGTACACCACTGGACCACGTCGTCCTCGCCTTTTTCGTTCTCTGCGGCCTCACTCGTCTTGCCAGATTCAACGTCACTGTTGCTACTCTCCCCAAAGACAAAACCGGAAAATCACAATACTTTGAAGGAACCCCGATCCCAACCACCCTATCTATCGCCGCTGTGATGGCATACTGGGTCTCTAAAGGTTGGGTCTTGGAGGATATACCCCTTGGCGTGATCGCACGTGGTACCCTGTTTGAATTTCATCCTGCAGCTGGCCTGTTTGCTCTATGGGGTTGTCTAATGATAAGCAAGACGATACATATCCCTAAACCGTGA